A single window of Martelella sp. NC20 DNA harbors:
- a CDS encoding transposase encodes MAVNGGVKTGHSADKDKPPRAIREPWRIEMKEALETKEGRAMHKLRKQTVEPAFGIVKSVLGFRNFRLRGLEKVKSEWSLVALAYNVKRMAKLRAETA; translated from the coding sequence CTGGCTGTCAACGGCGGCGTAAAAACCGGCCACTCGGCGGACAAGGACAAACCGCCGCGGGCGATCAGGGAACCCTGGAGGATCGAGATGAAAGAGGCGCTGGAAACAAAGGAGGGACGGGCCATGCACAAACTGCGCAAACAGACCGTCGAACCCGCCTTCGGCATCGTCAAATCGGTGCTGGGATTCCGAAACTTCAGGCTTCGTGGCCTCGAAAAGGTCAAAAGCGAATGGAGCCTCGTCGCCTTGGCCTATAACGTCAAGAGAATGGCCAAGTTGAGGGCCGAAACGGCGTGA
- a CDS encoding hydantoinase/oxoprolinase family protein, protein MGYTIDIDTGGTFTDGFVAGHGLARAVKTPTTPHDLTECFLNCIRAGAKAVDLPLEGFLEQADIIRFASTVGTNALIERTGAKIGLIVSAGGQAIAPVMVDGGHGIVEADMIVEIDDTVAPEAVLERAQVLIDAGAQCLVVALAGSETDPSRERAVRTVIKREYPRDFLGSIPVFLSSDITVRDGYDERINSAVVSAYSHSRLARLLYRAEQELRRLHYRGPFLIGHNDGAVARVAKTRAISTYNSGPAAGLVGARAVAALYGEADVISADMGGTSFDIGLVSDGRLNVALRPTIEGYQTNVPMNEVEALGAGGGSIAGVRDGRLFVGPRSAGAIPGPACFSLGGREPTVTDANLVLGRIDPDNFLGGARKLDAEKARTAIGSVLAEPLGISIEAAAKAVIDHIDSQVGAAIGALKARASGDQPLLTVYGGAGPLHACQVAARAGLKKIVITPFSAVFSAFSSSLMDIGHNYSSAVQMAIGDPDLDDVLGRAIGRMHDASLRDMRGEGFESEGLCWRLDAILRQVDGLETRASVEVGDPLSDTALVTLRRAIAEQAPGAAHVSAIGLFAAAAVSHFSFVETGDALDQDPSKARTGERGVVCDDAGTRQIVPVFDLERLQTGHVMAGPAILESDKTTVWVAPGWEAGADRFSNLVMTRR, encoded by the coding sequence GTGGGATACACGATCGACATCGATACCGGCGGCACATTCACCGACGGTTTTGTGGCAGGCCATGGGCTGGCGCGTGCGGTGAAAACGCCGACCACCCCGCATGACCTGACGGAGTGTTTTTTGAACTGCATCAGGGCAGGGGCAAAAGCCGTGGACCTGCCTCTCGAAGGGTTTCTGGAACAGGCGGACATCATCCGCTTTGCCAGCACCGTGGGCACCAACGCCTTGATCGAGCGCACCGGCGCGAAAATCGGGCTCATCGTTTCGGCCGGCGGGCAGGCGATTGCGCCGGTCATGGTTGATGGCGGGCACGGCATCGTCGAAGCCGACATGATTGTCGAGATTGATGACACCGTCGCGCCGGAAGCCGTGCTTGAGCGCGCCCAGGTGCTGATCGATGCCGGCGCGCAATGTCTGGTCGTGGCCCTTGCCGGCAGTGAAACCGACCCCTCACGCGAGCGGGCGGTGCGCACCGTGATCAAGCGGGAATATCCGCGCGACTTTCTGGGCTCCATCCCGGTGTTCCTGTCGTCAGACATCACCGTGCGCGATGGCTATGACGAGCGGATCAACAGTGCCGTCGTCTCTGCCTATTCCCACAGCCGTCTGGCACGGCTTCTCTATCGCGCCGAACAGGAATTGCGCCGTCTGCATTATCGCGGCCCCTTCCTGATCGGGCACAATGACGGGGCGGTGGCGCGCGTGGCCAAGACGCGGGCGATCAGCACCTACAATTCCGGCCCGGCTGCCGGGCTGGTGGGTGCGCGTGCCGTTGCCGCACTCTATGGCGAGGCCGATGTTATCTCAGCCGATATGGGTGGGACCTCCTTTGACATCGGCCTCGTCAGCGACGGCCGGTTGAATGTGGCTTTGAGGCCCACGATCGAGGGATATCAGACCAATGTGCCGATGAACGAGGTCGAGGCGCTCGGCGCCGGTGGCGGTTCGATTGCGGGCGTTCGCGATGGCAGGCTTTTCGTCGGGCCGCGTTCGGCGGGCGCGATACCGGGACCCGCCTGTTTCAGTCTGGGCGGCAGGGAGCCAACGGTCACCGATGCCAATCTGGTTCTGGGTCGTATTGATCCCGACAATTTTCTCGGTGGCGCGCGAAAACTTGACGCGGAAAAGGCCCGTACGGCGATCGGGTCCGTGCTGGCCGAGCCGCTCGGCATCAGCATTGAAGCTGCAGCTAAGGCTGTCATCGACCACATTGACAGCCAGGTGGGAGCAGCCATCGGCGCGTTGAAGGCCCGGGCTTCGGGAGACCAGCCGCTGTTGACGGTCTATGGTGGTGCGGGACCACTTCATGCCTGCCAGGTTGCAGCGCGGGCAGGACTGAAGAAAATCGTGATCACGCCGTTCTCGGCGGTGTTCTCTGCCTTCTCCTCGTCGCTGATGGACATCGGCCACAACTATTCGAGCGCCGTCCAGATGGCGATCGGCGATCCGGACCTGGACGACGTGCTGGGCCGGGCGATCGGCCGGATGCATGATGCGTCGCTGCGCGATATGCGCGGCGAAGGCTTTGAGAGCGAGGGCCTTTGCTGGCGCCTCGATGCGATCCTGCGCCAGGTCGACGGGCTGGAGACGCGCGCAAGCGTCGAGGTTGGTGATCCGCTTTCCGACACCGCGCTCGTAACTTTGCGTCGCGCGATCGCCGAACAGGCGCCGGGTGCGGCGCATGTCAGTGCGATTGGCCTTTTTGCCGCCGCCGCGGTTTCACACTTCAGCTTTGTGGAAACCGGTGACGCCCTGGATCAGGACCCTTCGAAGGCGCGCACCGGTGAGCGCGGTGTTGTCTGCGATGACGCCGGCACCCGTCAGATCGTTCCTGTTTTCGATCTTGAGCGGCTGCAAACAGGTCATGTCATGGCCGGACCGGCGATCCTTGAAAGCGACAAGACCACCGTATGGGTCGCTCCCGGCTGGGAGGCCGGGGCCGACCGCTTTTCCAATCTTGTCATGACGCGGAGGTGA
- a CDS encoding TetR family transcriptional regulator codes for MTTQSADMRENLLATALSMFSERGFSGTSIREIAKVHGASLSNIYYHFGNKEGLWRALLEQSVFNLPTTLRKAAARQTEPRAQLEAVVREHLSVAIGHQRELLMLLGRKGELDNDLGDETAEVQREIVAIYIGILERLNAEEALHSAHLKITVFNILGVINWYLRWYRADGPLDAEVIHQDILDFVMRGACKG; via the coding sequence TTGACAACTCAATCGGCGGATATGCGGGAAAACCTGCTTGCAACGGCGCTTTCCATGTTTTCGGAACGCGGCTTCAGCGGCACATCGATCCGGGAGATCGCCAAGGTCCATGGAGCCAGCCTTTCCAATATCTACTACCACTTCGGCAACAAGGAAGGCTTGTGGCGAGCGCTGCTCGAGCAATCGGTTTTCAATCTGCCGACCACGCTTCGCAAGGCCGCGGCGCGTCAAACCGAGCCGCGTGCGCAGCTTGAGGCGGTCGTTCGCGAGCACCTTTCCGTGGCGATCGGCCATCAGCGCGAGTTGCTGATGCTGCTTGGCCGGAAGGGTGAACTCGATAACGATCTTGGCGACGAAACCGCCGAAGTCCAGCGCGAAATCGTTGCGATCTACATCGGAATTCTGGAGCGATTGAACGCTGAGGAGGCGCTTCATTCGGCCCATCTGAAGATCACTGTCTTCAACATTCTCGGCGTCATCAACTGGTATCTCCGCTGGTATCGGGCAGACGGCCCTCTGGATGCGGAGGTCATCCATCAGGACATTCTGGACTTTGTCATGCGCGGCGCCTGCAAAGGCTGA
- a CDS encoding acetone carboxylase subunit gamma: MTVRITENLSIDLEHEAWCCAACGHRLTGARENYKTGCLVAEVPMEEAHPPMVEGAAFSFTPHPDFCRLVEFYCPGCGTVLENEYLPPGHPITHDIELDIDALKARRSGNATATDGRAA; the protein is encoded by the coding sequence ATGACTGTCCGTATTACCGAAAATCTCTCCATCGATCTCGAACATGAGGCGTGGTGTTGTGCTGCCTGCGGCCACCGGCTTACCGGCGCTCGCGAGAACTACAAGACCGGCTGTCTTGTTGCCGAAGTGCCGATGGAAGAGGCGCATCCGCCGATGGTCGAGGGCGCGGCTTTCAGCTTCACGCCGCATCCCGATTTCTGCCGTCTCGTCGAATTCTATTGTCCGGGCTGCGGCACGGTGCTCGAAAACGAGTATCTGCCGCCCGGTCATCCGATTACGCATGATATCGAACTCGATATCGATGCGCTCAAGGCACGCCGGAGCGGCAATGCCACGGCAACGGACGGCAGGGCAGCATGA
- a CDS encoding hydantoinase/oxoprolinase family protein, which produces MTFDVGIDIGGTFTDLCAIGADGALVTAKTPTTHYDLSVGLIRGLRDLGERAGLAPEAFLGDVEALRYSTTIGTNALIERKGPRLGLITTAGFEDTIFIGRSRSWADGLAVHDIRDMATIEKPAPLIEPEMVLGLSERIDCHGNIVRPLDPDAVREQLQRLVDRGVQGIVVSLMWSFLNPAHEQEVRRIIEEEYPEEFLGSMPVTLASEVSPKAGEYTRTMTAVVNAYIHGVMMQELGDLTTNLRRANYRRPLILVHNTGGSKKVSRTRAVLTHNAGPVAGMYGAALIGAQEGHKNIIFADMGGTSFDIGVLAGGQLRAHDFIPVIDRWRTNIPAIEVKSIGAGGGSIAWINEAMGGQLEVGPHSAGSVPGPACYDQGGTRPTVTDADLVLGYINPDNYLGGKMLLDTDAAEEAIETNIAKPLGISVIEAAWRMRRLVDARMGQEIFNEVALKGHNPRKFAVFACGGAGAAHACGFARHVGAATVIVPAMSSVSGAFGASSIEIRQVWEQSRSVKVFNFMNQSYLDDPAPLNALVADMTDRARRDLKLEGFDGDSIDCSLEFDMRYGSQYNLTRIAAPSLSFNGADDIKALCDLFEKQYAAVYSPEAAFPSGGINIETVFVTARVRQEPRRLNVSGRAFSHQAEPAGQRAACFDPVKGLEQTPVFDWTALSPGAVIVGPAIIEAPDTTYVIEPGWTYRMNEFRNGIVSLGAQQDMHKHAH; this is translated from the coding sequence ATGACATTCGATGTTGGTATCGACATCGGCGGCACGTTCACCGATCTGTGCGCCATCGGCGCGGACGGTGCACTGGTGACCGCCAAGACCCCGACGACCCATTACGACCTTTCCGTCGGCCTGATCCGGGGCTTGCGTGATCTTGGCGAGCGGGCCGGGCTCGCCCCGGAGGCGTTTCTGGGCGATGTGGAGGCGCTGCGCTATTCCACGACCATCGGCACCAATGCGCTGATCGAGCGCAAGGGGCCGCGTCTCGGCCTCATCACCACTGCGGGTTTTGAGGATACGATCTTCATCGGCCGCAGCCGCAGCTGGGCGGATGGGCTGGCCGTCCACGATATTCGCGATATGGCGACCATCGAAAAACCGGCCCCCCTGATCGAGCCGGAAATGGTTCTGGGGCTGTCCGAGCGGATCGACTGCCATGGCAATATCGTGCGTCCGCTTGATCCGGATGCGGTGCGCGAGCAGCTTCAGCGGCTCGTTGATCGGGGTGTCCAGGGCATTGTCGTGTCACTGATGTGGTCCTTCCTCAATCCGGCCCATGAACAGGAAGTGCGGCGGATCATCGAGGAGGAATATCCGGAAGAGTTTCTGGGATCGATGCCGGTGACGCTGGCCAGCGAAGTCTCGCCCAAGGCCGGTGAATATACCCGCACGATGACGGCCGTGGTCAACGCCTATATCCACGGCGTGATGATGCAGGAACTGGGCGATCTGACGACCAATCTGCGCCGTGCCAATTACCGCCGCCCGCTCATTCTGGTGCACAATACCGGCGGCAGCAAGAAGGTCTCGCGCACCCGCGCCGTGCTCACGCACAATGCCGGGCCGGTGGCGGGCATGTATGGCGCGGCATTGATCGGCGCGCAGGAAGGCCACAAGAACATCATCTTTGCCGATATGGGCGGGACATCGTTCGATATCGGCGTTCTGGCGGGCGGCCAGCTCCGTGCCCATGATTTCATCCCGGTCATCGATCGCTGGCGGACCAATATCCCGGCCATCGAGGTCAAGTCCATCGGTGCAGGCGGCGGTTCGATTGCCTGGATCAATGAGGCGATGGGCGGTCAGCTCGAAGTCGGGCCGCATTCGGCGGGTTCCGTGCCGGGGCCTGCCTGTTACGATCAGGGCGGCACACGGCCGACCGTCACCGATGCCGATCTGGTGCTCGGCTATATCAACCCCGACAATTATCTCGGCGGCAAGATGCTGCTGGATACCGATGCTGCCGAAGAAGCCATCGAAACCAATATTGCAAAGCCGCTCGGTATTTCGGTGATCGAGGCAGCCTGGCGCATGCGCCGCCTTGTCGATGCTCGCATGGGACAGGAAATCTTCAACGAGGTGGCGCTCAAGGGGCATAATCCGCGCAAATTCGCCGTTTTCGCCTGCGGCGGCGCCGGTGCGGCCCATGCATGCGGTTTTGCCCGCCATGTCGGCGCGGCAACGGTGATCGTGCCGGCCATGTCTTCGGTTTCGGGTGCGTTCGGTGCGTCGAGCATTGAAATTCGGCAGGTATGGGAGCAGTCGCGTAGCGTCAAGGTGTTCAACTTCATGAACCAGTCCTATCTGGACGATCCCGCGCCGCTCAACGCGCTGGTTGCCGATATGACAGACCGGGCGAGGCGCGACCTGAAGCTTGAGGGCTTTGACGGCGACAGCATCGATTGTTCACTCGAATTCGATATGCGCTATGGATCGCAATATAACCTGACACGGATTGCTGCTCCCTCGCTTTCTTTCAACGGCGCGGACGATATCAAGGCGCTCTGCGATCTCTTCGAAAAACAGTATGCCGCGGTGTATTCACCGGAAGCGGCCTTTCCATCGGGCGGCATCAACATCGAGACGGTGTTCGTTACGGCGCGGGTGCGTCAGGAGCCGCGACGGCTGAATGTCAGCGGCAGGGCATTCTCGCATCAGGCTGAGCCCGCAGGTCAGCGCGCCGCCTGTTTCGATCCGGTCAAAGGTCTGGAGCAAACGCCGGTTTTCGACTGGACGGCATTATCGCCGGGAGCCGTGATTGTCGGTCCGGCCATTATTGAAGCACCGGATACGACCTATGTGATCGAACCTGGCTGGACCTACCGGATGAACGAATTCCGCAACGGGATCGTCAGCCTCGGGGCCCAGCAAGACATGCATAAACACGCGCACTAA